The Neobacillus sp. OS1-2 genome includes a window with the following:
- a CDS encoding alpha/beta hydrolase, with amino-acid sequence MKNRVNPELLGGLELFKDFIIRPEFLEALRQGAGQMDIPVTVDEDLSLENDFIEGPDGNPLRVRIYRPKSSKETLPALLWIHGGGYILGSIDGDDQLCLGFVKTTHCVVVSVDYRLAPEHPYPAPIEDCYAALKWIADNAEHLNIDPNRIGVAGASAGGGLTAALSLLARDRQYPSLCFQMPLYPMINDRNNTPSANEVTEGFVWNQQANEVGWKMYLGDLHGTDQVPAYAAPARADDYSNLPYTYTCVGQLDPFRDETITYVTKLAQAGVDVEFHLYPGAYHGFEGINPDAKISQQALKEYTQAVKNGFDRVRVESNV; translated from the coding sequence ATGAAAAATCGTGTGAATCCAGAATTATTAGGTGGGCTAGAGCTATTTAAGGATTTCATCATCCGCCCCGAATTTTTAGAGGCGCTTAGACAAGGTGCAGGGCAAATGGATATCCCGGTCACAGTGGATGAAGATTTATCTTTAGAAAATGATTTTATTGAAGGGCCTGATGGTAACCCATTACGCGTACGGATTTATCGTCCGAAATCATCAAAAGAAACATTACCTGCTCTCTTATGGATTCACGGCGGGGGCTACATACTTGGTTCAATAGATGGCGATGATCAACTCTGTCTTGGTTTTGTCAAGACAACTCATTGTGTGGTCGTGTCTGTTGACTACCGTTTAGCTCCAGAACATCCATACCCTGCTCCGATTGAAGATTGTTATGCTGCATTGAAATGGATTGCGGACAACGCTGAACACTTAAATATTGATCCGAATCGAATTGGTGTGGCAGGTGCAAGTGCTGGCGGTGGGCTTACCGCGGCCTTAAGCCTTTTAGCCCGTGACCGGCAATACCCTTCTCTTTGTTTCCAAATGCCTCTCTATCCGATGATCAATGACCGAAATAATACCCCCTCTGCTAACGAAGTGACAGAAGGCTTTGTTTGGAATCAACAAGCAAACGAAGTCGGTTGGAAGATGTATCTTGGGGACTTGCACGGAACAGATCAGGTTCCCGCCTATGCTGCCCCAGCCAGGGCGGATGATTATAGTAATCTACCATACACTTATACCTGTGTTGGCCAATTGGACCCCTTCCGCGATGAAACCATTACCTATGTCACAAAATTAGCTCAAGCTGGTGTAGACGTAGAGTTTCATTTATACCCCGGTGCATATCATGGATTTGAAGGCATCAATCCCGATGCAAAGATCTCTCAACAAGC
- a CDS encoding methyltransferase domain-containing protein, producing MENNVFEQMANRYDTEERMELAKVIVKEVRPELQNCKSKSLVDYGSGTGLISLELADLVDSILLVDSSKQMLEVAKTKISQKGMTNANVLYSDFTHESPDLKADIVLMSLVLLHIPETKKILQEMFNLLHHDGKLIMIDFDKNDKINHPKVHNGFSHDELKKELSDVGFTTIEMKTFHHGKRIFMNQDASMFISCCKK from the coding sequence ATGGAAAATAACGTTTTTGAACAGATGGCAAATAGGTATGATACCGAAGAAAGAATGGAATTAGCCAAAGTGATCGTGAAGGAAGTAAGACCAGAATTACAAAATTGTAAATCAAAATCCTTAGTAGACTATGGTAGTGGGACTGGGCTAATTAGTTTAGAATTAGCAGATTTAGTAGACTCGATATTGTTGGTGGATTCATCTAAACAAATGCTTGAGGTTGCGAAAACGAAAATTTCACAAAAAGGAATGACCAACGCAAACGTACTTTATTCAGATTTTACTCATGAATCGCCTGATCTTAAGGCAGACATCGTTTTAATGTCATTAGTCCTTCTTCATATTCCTGAAACGAAAAAAATTTTACAAGAAATGTTTAACCTTTTACATCATGATGGAAAGCTAATCATGATCGATTTTGACAAAAATGATAAAATCAATCATCCGAAAGTACATAACGGTTTCTCCCATGATGAACTGAAAAAAGAATTATCGGATGTTGGATTTACAACCATTGAAATGAAGACATTCCATCATGGAAAACGTATTTTTATGAATCAGGATGCCTCAATGTTTATATCCTGTTGTAAAAAGTGA